The Danio rerio strain Tuebingen ecotype United States chromosome 1, GRCz12tu, whole genome shotgun sequence genome includes a region encoding these proteins:
- the dok1a gene encoding uncharacterized protein dok1a isoform X3, which yields MAAFCVETEEKRLVFAAERESCGEWVNIICNIAFQKQTKSAPLPVPHMEDNQIYMSREQLSEFKVVVLQSDASVRCGLKGQYWLQTGEDMLLIQDLDTRRTVMEWPYKLLRRYGRDKMLFSIEAGRRCESGPGTFNFETQQSEEILRLIESAIRQQKSLSVARERHSPHSPRSRSPRSPLPKRPESLLSLDAEGNSSPNSADALGPNFSPISNPAHIKPASPICLTEVVYANPADSLRSSQMTHSDPADLIEPVYSSPTVLIGKHEPVYAQPDLIKSLHSLKDDPLPTPYKDEPVYSDPVDVIRPKANTCVQANPTNTTDIQPKTVSNNVKHPEPVYSEVYDHIALISRKKADQTFEEPIYSVPEVVKSTQNNNLQQNKMPEEHQPIYSKVNKPPKTPYKDKKPSLTSEIVSEDLGLI from the exons TCAG AAACAAACTAAAAGTGCTCCACTGCCGGTACCACATATGGAGGATAATCAGATCTACATGTCTAGAGAACAAT TGTCCGAGTTCAAAGTGGTAGTGCTACAAAGCGATGCTTCAGTCCGCTGTGGCCTAAAAGGACAGTACTGGCTGCAGACAGGTGAAGATATGCTGCTTATACAAGATCTGGACACCAGGAGGACAGTGATGGAGTGGCCATACAAGCTACTGCGCCGTTATGGTCGAGATAAG ATGCTGTTTTCTATAGAAGCAGGCCGACGCTGTGAATCAGGTCCAGGGACCTTTAACTTTGAGACCCAACAGAGTGAAGAGATCCTTCGCCTCATTGAGTCTGCTATTCGCCAACAGAAGAGCCTCAGTGTTGCTAGAGAGAGGCACTCGCCACATTCTCCACGCTCTCGTTCTCCTCGCTCCCCCCTGCCCAAACGCCCTGAAAGTTTGCTTTCGCTTGACGCAGAGGGCAACAGCAGCCCTAATTCAGCAGATGCCCTCGGTCCAAACTTCAGCCCCATCTCAAATCCTGCACATATAAAACCTGCAAGTCCTATTTGCTTAACCGAAGTTGTGTATGCAAACCCTGCAGATTCCCTAAGATCATCACAAATGACGCACTCGGATCCTGCTGACTTGATTGAGCCTGTGTATTCAAGTCCCACAGTTTTAATAGGCAAGCATGAGCCTGTGTACGCACAGCCAGATCTCATTAAATCTCTTCATTCTTTAAAAGACGATCCTCTCCCAACTCCTTATAAAGATGAGCCAGTGTATTCTGACCCGGTTGATGTCATCCGCCCAAAAGCCAACACTTGTGTTCAGGCCAATCCTACTAACACAACAGACATTCAACCTAAAACAGTGTCAAACAATGTCAAGCATCCAGAACCTGTATACTCTGAGGTGTATGACCACATTGCACTAATCTCCCGTAAGAAAGCTGACCAGACGTTTGAGGAGCCCATTTATAGTGTGCCTGAAGTTGTAAAGTCAACTCAAAACAATAATttgcaacaaaacaaaatgccTGAGGAGCACCAACCTATCTACAGCAAAGTCAACAAACCACCCAAAACTCCTTACAAAGATAAGAAGCCAAGCCTAACGTCAGAAATTGTCTCTGAGGACCTTGgactaatttaa
- the si:ch211-89o9.6 gene encoding uncharacterized protein si:ch211-89o9.6, which yields MSSRIAFQTQLASIMEVLANAAVAEICKLVDDDYAVINLQMSQCQRENKALKRKLHVLELKMARGFAERRISSLNRANRVQVSTALSDKYRNQSNDGLYGNQFNTGLWRGGRTDSTPQEAVNESDSGAGDAVLPDAETLLIKDEMFEDHQTQQRLFIRDDGITETSQTGEPGFGDVQKDDDQVSGMQHTNLEQGKVEYEEPETIVIKEDLNDQWEISQAQTITVQDVESNKDICSKRLSTSPTKPTVAPGTEKPIELEFSHFSKSGQKSWGQKSDTSSSTGLQMNLQGTAESSPSSSQQHQFQNFAARPNKSLTTIKITAVSGSEQVHKGIGKSRNSPTNQPSLTAEKTAIETADCLLIDKPAEHKTSFTHWPTQPSHSYSDSNQDEDCVLVQSETVTSIRNSKSGQDGSSFTQTHPAAERPLREEERWNQAGIFKQSQTDVSGHIGRPEAIQKDTPNRSSASYFTVIPQTMSNLTQPGASLAGPQLPKRMEKGRRRSYVCKYCGKAFPGLSNVVAHQRVHTGERPFRCDICGKLFAEAGNLKKHQRVHTGEKPFTCPRCGKQFAWICNLKTHQQSASCGAV from the exons ATGTCGAGTCGCATTGCTTTCCAGACTCAGTTAGCTTCCATTATGGAGGTGCTGGCCAATGCAGCTGTGGCTGAGATATGCAAACTCGTTGACGACGATTACGCTGTTATAAACTTACAGATGAGCCAATGTCAGCGTGAAAACAAAGCGCTGAAAAGAAAACTTCATGTACTGGAGCTGAAGATGGCTCGGGGGTTTGCAGAGAGGAGGATCAGTTCGCTGAATCGCGCTAACCGGGTTCAAGTGAGCACCGCTTTGTCAGACAAATACCGGAACCAAAGCAACG ACGGCCTGTATGGAAATCAGTTTAACACGGGACTTTGGAGAGGTGGAAGGACAGACTCAACTCCTCAGGAGGCTGTAAATGAAAGTGACAGTGGG GCAGGAGATGCAGTTTTACCAGATGCAGAAACTTTACTGATAAAGGATGAGATGTTTGAGGACCACCAAACACAACAGAGACTGTTCATCAGAGATGATG GAATAACAGAGACTTCACAAACTGGAGAGCCAGGTTTTGGTGATGTTCAGAAAGATGATGATCAGGTCTCAGGGATGCAGCACACGAATTTGGAG CAAGGAAAGGTGGAATATGAAGAACCTGAAACAATAGTGATAAAGGAGGATCTAAACGACCAATGGGAAATAAGCCAGGCACAAACTATAACTGTGCAAGATG TGGAGTCAAATAAAGACATTTGTAGCAAGAGACTTTCTACCTCACCAACCAAACCCACGGTTGCACCTGGAACAGAGAAG cCTATAGAGCTGGAATTTTCCCATTTCAGCAAAAGTGGACAGAAGAGTTGGGGCCAGAAGTCCGATACGTCTTCATCCACTGGACTTCAGATGAATCTACAGG GTACTGCTGAGTCCAGTCCAAGCAGTTCTCAACAACACCAGTTCCAAAATTTTGCTGCTAGACCTAACAAAAGTCTTACAACAATAAAAATCACAGCTGTCTCAGGCTCGGAGCAAGTACACAAGGGAATTGGCAAAAGCAGGAATTCGCCTACAAATCAACCTTCGCTCACTGCAGAAAAGACAGCTATTGAAACAGCAGACTGCTTGCTGATTGACAAACCTGCAGAGCataaaaccagctttacacaTTGGCCCACACAGCCATCCCATTCATATTCAGACTCAAACCAGGATGAAGATTGTGTGCTGGTTCAGTCAGAGACTGTTACATCCATCAGAAACTCCAAATCAGGACAGGATGGATCATCATTCACACAAACGCATCCTGCAGCAGAAAGACCTCTCAGAGAAGAGGAAAGGTGGAATCAAGCCGGCATTTTTAAGCAAAGCCAAACTGACGTGTCAGGCCACATTGGTAGACCTGAAGCTATTCAAAAAGACACTCCAAATAGATCAAGCGCCTCATATTTCACTGTGATTCCTCAAACCATGTCTAACTTAACTCAACCTGGGGCTTCTCTTGCCGGACCCCAGCTACCAAAGCGAATGGAGAAAGGTAGACGGAGAAGTTACGTATGTAAGTACTGTGGAAAGGCGTTCCCTGGACTGTCCAATGTTGTGGCCCACCAGAGAGTGCATACTGGGGAGAGACCTTTTAGGTGTGATATATGTGGAAAGTTATTCGCAGAGGCAGGCAACCTCAAGAAACACCAAAGAGTTCACACAGGAGAGAAACCCTTCACTTGTCCCCGATGTGGGAAACAATTCGCCTGGATCTGCAACTTAAAGACACACCAGCAGTCGGCCTCCTGTGGAGCAGTCTGA